One genomic window of Hydra vulgaris chromosome 03, alternate assembly HydraT2T_AEP includes the following:
- the LOC136078822 gene encoding SCAN domain-containing protein 3-like translates to MSTKKRKVADENRRFNKLWTEKYAVIESDGNPLCLICSVKLQNNKSSNVERHFEGKHKEFAQKYPESECRKKAINELQRKQLIQQNCFSNYIHSGSTTTEASIALLLQIAKAGKPFTDGEFLKDCMYTNSGILYNDFKNKDLILSKIEGIPLSARTMKEQILNNAEEVSNIQIEDIKRAEFLSLAIDEPVDVTDITQCCVMVKYLTASGLQEELLELLPMKGQTRWEDIAESVLKCLKTKNINIERIVSVATDGAPVMIAKNKGFIKLFSSHISHEIILFHCILHQEALVAKSLGAIPQLKNVMEVFVPIVNFIRPKSLNHRIFTAL, encoded by the coding sequence ATGAGcaccaaaaaaagaaaagttgcggATGAAAATAGAAGATTTAATAAACTATGGACTGAAAAATATGCAGTTATAGAAAGTGATGGTAATCCTCTATGTTTAATATGTTCTGTGAAACTTCAGAATAATAAATCAAGCAATGTTGAACGACATTTTGaaggaaaacataaagaattTGCCCAAAAATATCCCGAAAGTGAATGCAGAAAAAAAGCTATTAATGAATTGCAAAGAAAACAATTAATTCAACAAAATTGCTTTTCAAATTATATTCATTCCGGGTCGACCACAACTGAAGCAAGCATTGCACTATTATTGCAAATTGCAAAAGCTGGTAAACCATTTACAGATGGTGAGTTTTTGAAGGATTGCATGTATACTAATTCTGGAATTctatataatgattttaaaaacaaggaTTTAATACTATCAAAGATTGAAGGTATACCACTCTCGGCTAGAACCATGAAGGAACAAATTTTGAATAATGCAGAAGAGGTTTCAAACATACAAATAGAAGATATTAAAAGGGCTGAATTTTTGTCCCTGGCTATTGATGAACCTGTAGATGTCACTGATATAACTCAATGTTGCGTAATGGTCAAATACTTAACAGCTTCCGGTTTACAAGAGGAACTTCTTGAATTGTTGCCTATGAAAGGACAAACGAGATGGGAAGATATCGCAGaatcagttttaaaatgtttgaaaacaaaaaatataaacattgagCGTATAGTATCCGTTGCAACTGATGGAGCACCTGTTATGATTGCAAAAAACAAAGGCTTTATCAAACTATTTTCCAGTCATATTTctcatgaaattattttatttcattgtatCTTACATCAGGAAGCTTTGGTTGCAAAATCTTTAGGAGCAATACCACAGCTAAAAAATGTAATGGAAGTCTTTGTGCCCATAGTAAATTTCATCCGACCAAAATCGTTAAATCACAGAATCTTTACAGCATTGTAA